From Lolium perenne isolate Kyuss_39 chromosome 5, Kyuss_2.0, whole genome shotgun sequence, a single genomic window includes:
- the LOC127302218 gene encoding uncharacterized protein, with the protein MASSADEGLPPLTPIKMAPPSTSAADAASAAPSQATSTTKMQVSAEYEDATKVAVKEDREDPSTPRSEESRLRAPEVCPPAPVPRMPSVKRKSRPIFTTTTARTYLFVPRDLSAVFRTMPPEKRIRAS; encoded by the coding sequence ATGGCCTCTTCCGCCGACGAGGGCTTACCGCCGCTGACGCCGATCAAGATGGCGCCTCCTTCGACGTCCGCCGCTGATGCCGCCTCGGCCGCTCCGTCCCAGGCGACGTCGACAACGAAGATGCAGGTGTCTGCAGAATATGAGGACGCGACGAAGGTGGCGGTGAAGGAGGACCGGGAGGACCCGTCGACGCCCAGGTCGGAGGAGAGCAGGCTCCGGGCGCCTGAGGTGTGCCCTCCGGCGCCGGTGCCTCGTATGCCGTCCGTGAAGCGGAAGTCGCGGCCTATTTTTACGACGACGACAGCCCGGACATACCTCTTCGTCCCGCGAGACCTCTCCGCCGTGTTCCGGACCATGCCGCCAGAGAAGCGGATCCGGGCGTCCTGA